GCATCGCGCTGTACCGGGCCGCCGAGAACCTCCGGAACGCCGGCCGGCAGGGGGAGGCGGCCGAGCTGTACGAGCGCCTGGCCCGGACCTACCCGGGCTCGGACCACGCCCGCGCCGCCCTGCTGCTGGCCAGCCGCATCCACGAAGGCCAGGGGGACTGGGTCCGGGTGGCCCAGGACCGCGAGGCCCTGTTCCGGGGCTCGTCGGACCCGGCCGAGGCCGCGGACGCCCTGTTCGGGGCGGCCCGGGCCTGGGCCAAGGCCGAGAGGTGGGACCGGGCGGCCGACCGGTACGCCGAGTTCGCACGCCGGTTCCCGGATGACCCCCGGGTGGCCGAGGCGTGGGTGGGCCGGGCCGAGGCCCTGGAGGCCGGCGGCGGCGACCCCGAAGCGGCCTATCGGGCCGCCTGGGCGACCCCGGCCGAGGGCCCCGGCGCCTACCACCGGGCCCGGGCCGCCCTGGCCCTGGCCCGCCGTCGGCTGGAACGGTTTCGGGCCGTGGAGCTGCGGGGCGATCTGGAGGCCCGGCTGGCCGAGAAGGAGGCCCTGCTGGAGGAGGCCCTGGCCTGGCTCACCCGGGCGGCAGGGGTGCCGTTCGCCGACGTGGTGACCGAGGCCCTGTACCGGGCCGGGGAGGCGTTCGAGCACATGAAGCAGGCCTTGCTGGAGTCGGAGCGGCCCGAGGGGCTGAGCCCGGAGGAGCTGGAGGAGTACGACTTCCTCCTGGAGGAGCGGGCGTTTCCCCTGGAGGAGCGCGCGGTGGGGTTTTACCAGAAGGGCGTGGCCGTCGCCCGACGGGCCGGGACGGTCACGCCGTGGGTGGAGCGGATGTTCACCCGGCTGGAGGCGCTGGTGCCCTGGGCGTACCGGAGGCCCGAGCAGGCCGTAACCGCGGTGGACCCGCCGGCCCCGCCCCCGGCGCCGGAGGCGGAGCGATGAGGCCCTCCCGGCTCGTGCCCTGGATCGTGGCGGGCCTGCTGGCCGCCTGCGCCGGCCCGCGGCCCGCGCCGACCCCCGCGCCGACGGAACAAGCCCCGGCCCTGGGGGAGGCCGCGGCCCGGCTGGGCCCCGCCCAGTGGGCGGCCCGGGCCCGGGCCGCGCTCGAGCGGGGCGAGTACGGGAGGGCCATCGAGGCCGCCCAAAGGGCCCGGACCCTGGACCCGGACCTGGCCGAGGCCTGGCGGCTGGAGGCCCGGGCCCGGGAGGCCACCGGCGACCTGGCCGGAGCCCGGGAGGCCTGGGCCGGGGTGGTGGACCGGCTCCCCGGGGATGCCGGGGCCGTGGAGGCCTACGCCCGGCTCTCGGCCCGGCTGGGTCGCGAGGCGGAGAGCTGGCAGGGCCTGGCCGACCGGGGGGCCGTGGCCGCGGGGTGGGCCGGGTGGCTGGCCCTGCGGGCGGGGCGGGTGGACGAGGCGTCCCGGCTGCTGGAGACGGCGGTGGGGGCCGAGGAAGGGGATCGGTGGTGGGTGCCCTTGGGCCGGGCCCGGCTCCTGCGGGGGGACCTGGCCGGGGCGGCCGAGGCCGCGCAGGCGGCCGTGGAACGGTGGCCCCGGGATCCGGAGGCGTGGGGCCTGCGGGGGGACGTGGCCAGGGAGCAGGGGCTCGGCGCCGAGGCCCGCTCGGCGTACGAGGAGGCGCTTCGCCTGGATCCGGGGCGGTACGCGGCCCGGGTGAACCTGGCCGTGGTGCTCCTGGGCCAGGGGGAGGCGGCCGAGGCCGAGGCCGTGCTCCGGGAGGCGATCGAGAAGGAGCCCGAACGGCCCGAGGCCTGGAACGACCTGGGCCTGGCCCTTCGGTCCCAGGGCAGGTATGCGGAGGCGGCCGAGGCGTACCGAAAGGCCCTGGAGGTCCGGCCCGGCTACCTGCCGGCCCTCAAGAACCTGGGCATCTGCTACGAGAAGTACCTGGGGCGGCTGGCCGACGCGATCCAGGTGTACGACCGGTACCTGGAGCTGTCCCCGGACGACCGGGACGTGGCCCGGTGGCGCAAGGCGGCAAAACGAAGGGCAGGGGAGAGATGAAGGGTTCGGGGACGCCCGGTGCGAATCGGGGGGGAACGTGTGGATGTGCTGGGGCCGCGCCGCGGCGGGCCGGTCGGCGTGGGTCGCAGGTCGCTGGTAGCAGGTGGTGGGAAAGGCCGTCCATTGCAGGCCGGAGCGCGCTGGTCGTTGGGTCTTCCGAACGAACGACCAACGACAAACGACCTGCGGCAGTTGCTACCACGAACTACCTGCGATCTACGACCTACGGCCGTTCAACCATTCACGATTCACGATTCACGATTCACGTAAGTTGGCCCATTCCCGATTCCCGATTTACGATTCACGACCTCCGGCCATTCCTCGCGCTTCTCGTCGCCCTGGCGCTCTTGGGTGTTGGAGGGGCCGTGCCGGCGGCGGAACGGCCGAAGCCGCCGGCCGAGATCCGGATGAAAGAGGTCGAGATCCGGGGCGAGGTGGAGCGGCCCGGGGTGTTCTACGTGATCCCCCGACGGCCCACCCCCCTGGACCTGGGCCCCCGCACCCGGGACTTCCGGCCCGAGATCCTGGAGCCCTTGCTCCCGCAGGGGGAGGCTGGGAGGCGAGGCGGCTAGGCGGCTGGGCGGCTCGTCCCAACGATTCACGATTTACGATTCACGATTCACGGCAGTTTACGATTCACGGCAGTTCACACGACCGATCATCCGGAGGTACGCGCATGTGGGAAGGTTTGGCCAGGGCGTTTCAGGAGGGAGGGGTGTTCATGTACGCCATCACCGGCGCCCTGGGGTTCGGGGTGGCGGTGATCCTGGAGCGCCTGTACTGGCTTCTGGTGCGGTTCAATGTGGACGGCCGGAAGTTCTACGGCGAGCTGAGACGCCTGATCGAGGCCGGAGATCTGGAGGCGGCCCGCGACCTGTGCGGGGACGCGCCCCTGCCCCGGATCCTGCGGGCCGGCATCGAGGCCGCCCTCGGCGCCGGGGGAACGGAGCGGGCGGTGCAGAACGCCGTGGACGAGGAGGCCCTGGCCGTGATCCCCAAGATCGAGAAGCGGATCCACTACCTGTCGATGATCGCGAACGTGGCAACCCTTCTGGGGCTCCTGGGCACGATCCTGGGCCTGATGCAGGCGTTCCAGGCCGTGGCCGGGGCCGACCCCTCCCAGAAGGCGGCCATGCTGGCCCGGGGCATCTCCATGGCGATGAACACCACGGCCTACGGCCTGCTGGTGGCGATCCCGTGCATGGTGTTCTACGCGTTCCTCCAGTCGAAGGCGGCGAAGATCGTGGACGAGATCGACGAGTACTCGGTGAAGCTGATCAACCTGCTGACCACCTCCCGGAGGGAGGGGTAGCGGATGCCCGGCCTGCGGCCCAGCAAGCGGCGCCACCGGGTGCACGCGGACGTGGAGCTCAAGCTGATCCCGGTGATGAGCCTGCTCGTGGTGCTCGTGCCCATGCTGCTCCAGACCGCGGTGTTCCAGAAGGTGGCCGCCATCTCCATGAGCCTGCCCAGCGCCGACGAGGTCCGGTACCTGGAGGAGCCGACCCCCGAGGAGCTGGCCCGGTCGGTCACGGTGGCCATGACCGACGAGGGGTTCGTGGTGGCGTCGGGGGACGAGACGCTGGAGCGGGTGCCCCTGACGGCCGAGGGGGGGTACGACTTCGAGGCCCTGGCCGCGGCCCTGGCCCGGGTGAAGAGGTCGTTCCCCGGCCAGGAGGCCCTGGTGCTGCTGGTGGAGGACGCGGTGCGCTACGAGGACGTCGTGCACGCCATGGACCGGGCCCGGCCCCACTTCCCCGACGTGTCCCTGGCCGACCGGGTCCAGGCCCCGGTCGAGGAGTGAGCCGTGCCGTTCTCGCCCACCAAGCGCAAGAAGCACTTCCGGCGCAGGCCCCGGGAGATGACCCTGCAGATCACGTCGATGATCGACGTGTTCACGATCCTGTTGGTGTTCCTCCTGAAGAGCTACTCCACCGAGGGCCACCTGATCAACATCGCCGAAGCGATCCGGCTGCCCACCTCCACGGCCACCCTCGAGGTGGCCCGGGCCGTGAGCGTGGGGTTCAACGACCGGGCCCTGTACCTGGACGGCGAGCTGCTGGTGGAGGACGTGACGCCCTATCTGGCCTCGGACGACATGGCGATCCCCCCGCTGCTGCGGGCCCTGGAGGAGCGGGCCGCGAGGGTCAAGGAGGTCGCGGCGAAGAACCCGTCGGTGGTGTTCACCGGTGAGATCGTGCTCCAGGGCGACCGGGAGATCCCGTTCCGGCTGCTCAAGAAGGTCATCTACACCGCGGGCCAGGCCGGGTACGTGAACCAGTCGCTGGCCGTGTTTCAGGAGGAGTAGATGGGGCTGGCCAAGCCGAAGCCGGGTGCCCCCGCCGCCCGTCGGGTGCTGTGGGTGCGGTTCTGGCGGGGCGACCGCCGGGTGGGGCAGGTGGTCGCCCCCACCGGCCGGGTCCGGTGGGGGCCCAGCGTGGGGATCGAGTTCGCATACCCCGTGCCGGGGGTGGACCGTTGGGAAGACCTGTTCCTGCCGGGCCCGCGGCTGGTGGTACGGCCCGGCATGACCGGCGAGATCCGTACGGGCCGGTCGGTGCTGGCCGTGGAGGACCTGGAGGCCCTGGGGCTCCTGCAGGGGGGGCGCCGCCGCCGGTGGTTCGGCCTGACCCCGGCCATGGAGGGCACGGTGGAGGCCCGGGGCCTCCGCATCGAGTTCTCGTTCGGGCCTCCGCCCCTGCTGGAGCCGGTGGTCCGGTTGGGCGGGGTGCCCCGCCGGTTCCGCCGCGGGCTGCTGAGCCGGGAGGAGTGGCCGTTCGCCCTGTTCTCGTGGGCCCTGTACGGCGTGCTGGCCCTCCTGTGCCTGCGCCTGGGCACGGTGCCCGTGCCCCCCGCCCCCAAGCCCGAGGCGGTGAGCCGGCGGTTCGCGAAGCTGATCTACGAGGCCCCCCAGGAACGCACCCGGATCCAGCAGGAGCTCCTGGCCCAACGCCGGGCCGAGGAGGCCCGGAGGGCGCCCGCGACCGAGGCGAAGAAGGAGCCCGCCGAACCCGCGCCCCAGCCCAAGCCGGAGCCGGAACGCGAGCCGAAACCGCAACCCGAGCCCGAGCCCCGGGCGCAAGCCCCGGCCGAGGAGGCGCCCCAGCAGACTCCGCCGGCCCCCGCGGCCGGGCCCCCGGCCGGGGAGAAGCCGGCCGGCCCGGCGGAGCGGCCCGCCGGACCCAGCCGCGAGCAGATCCGCAAGAGGGTGGCCAACAAGGGCCTCCTGGGGCTTCTGAGTGGCCGGGGCCGGGCCTCGGTGTCCCGCCGCCGGGCCTCGGTGCTCCAGGGCGGCGGAGCGGCCGCGGACCTGGACCGGGTGCTGGAGAAGGTCCAGGGGCTCGAGGCCACCCCGCCCGCGGGGGGCGGCGGGGGCGGGGGCTCGGGCGGGCCCGCGGTGGCCACCGGGGTGGACGAGGCCGCGAGCCGGGTGGCGGCGGCCCCGGAACCGGTGGAGCTGGAGGGCCCGGCCGAGGAGGCCGTGGAGGCGCCCCAGGAGGAGGGGTGGGACGAGGTCACGATGCGCGAGGTGCTGGCCGAGCTCCACCGGGCCGTGGGCGCCTACCTGGGTGGGCTGCGGTACCTGTACAACCGGGCCCTGCGCCGCAACCCCGACCTGGAGGGCAAGTTCACGGTGCGCATGACCGTGGGGCCGGACGGCAGGATCCAGGCCCTGGAGGTGGTGGAATCCACCCTGGGGGATCCCGAGCTGGAGAAGGCCCTGCTCGCCCGGATCCGCCGTTGGACCCTTCCGGCCGTGGCGGACCGTCCGGTCACGGTCACCTATCCGTTCGTGTTCTTCCCGAGCATGTGACCATGGGGAGCCGAGCCTGCGCCGTGGCCGTCGCGGCCGTCCTGACGCTCGCCGGGCCGGGGACCCGAGCCCAGGTCCAGGGGGCTGCTGCCGCGGCCGCCCGGGTCGAGGCCGTGGCCCAAGACCCGGCGGCGCTGGCCGACCTGATGGGGGACGGCACCCTCGCGCCCGCGGCGCGGGCCCGGGCGCTGCTGGCCCTGGGCCGGCTGTGGTCGGGGCCGCTGGAGTCCGAGGCCCGGCTCCTGCTGGCCCGGAGCCTGGAGGATCCGTCGCCCCGGGTGCGCCGGGCGGCCGTGCGGGTGGTGGGGGAGCTGGGGGAACGGCCCCTGGAGCGGACCGTTCTGAAACGCGCGGCCGAGGACCCCGACCCCGGGGTCCGGCGCGAGGCCCTGGCCGCGGTGGAACGCTGGACCCGCCCCACCCACCTGTACTACCTGGAGGCCGCGCTCGGCTTCGGGGACCCGGGCGTACGCGCCCAGGCCCTGCGGAACCTGGGCCGTTTGGGGGTCAGGGACCTGCGGCCCGAGCTGGTGGCCGCGGTGCGGACCGCCCTGCGCCGGGGCTCCCCGGCGGAGCGGGCGGCCGCCCTGGGGGCGCTGAGGGCCTGGGACCGGCTGGGGGACGAGGATCTGGCCGACCTGCTGCAGGACCCCGGCGCCCCGGAGTTCCTGGTGCTGCAGGCCCTGGAGGCGGCGCGGGGCCGGGAGGGGGTGGCGGATGCCGTGGCCGACCTGCTGGCCCGGTCCAAGGGGCTTCGCACGGCCTGGGCCGCGTTCACCTGGCTGCGGCAGGAGGCGCCGGGCCACGACCGGGTGGCCCCGGCCGTGGCCCGGATCGTGGACGGCGAGACCCGCCGGAACCGGGCCCTGCTCGAGATGGCCGCCTACCTCAAGGGCGAGGGGTACCGCGTGGAACAGACCCCCTCGGGCTGGCGGGTGCTGGGGAAGGGGCCGTGAGGGCCCCTAGCCCACGAACTGCTTGGCCTTGGCGGCCTCGGCCCGGACCACGTAGGCCACGTCCCAGTTCTCGGCGTCGTCCTCGCCGAGGATCCGGGCCAGCATGGAGGCGAGCTGCTCCTTCTGCTCGGGCTCCAGGTAGCCGAACCGGGCCATCTTCCCCAGGCTCCGCACCGCCTTGCTGCGCACCCCGGCGTACCGGTCCGACAGCCGGGCCATGAGCCGGTCGAACATCTCCTTGCGCAGCGTCTGGTCCACCCGGTCGGGCTTCACGTACTCGCAGATCTTGCCCACCGCCCGAGACGCGGTGTCGCGAACCTCGGGGTTGGGGTCCTCCATGGCCTCGAACAGCACGGGCAGGGCCCGCACCACCTCGGGGTCCCGGATCTTGCCGAAGGCGTACAGCAGGAACACCCGGTCGTCGTCCCGCTCGGCCGTGCGGTAGGCCTGGAGCAGCGGGTCCACGGCCGCGTACCCCATGCGGCCCAGCACGGCCGCCAGGTGGAAGTGGGTCTTCAGGTCGGACTCGGCCAGCATCTCCAGGAGCACCGGGATGATCCGGGTGCGTTGCTCGGCCAGCACCTCCTCGGCCTGCTCCAGCACGGGGATCAGTTCGGGATGATCCATGGGGTCGATGTAGAACAGGGCCGACACCGCCTGGACCGCCTCCTCGAACGAGGGGCCCTCCAGCTGGGGAAAGAGCTCCGACAGACCCTCCAGCCCCTTCTGGATCTGCAGTTTGTCCTCGCTGCGCAGTTCGTCGAGCAGTCGGTCGAGCATGGTGCCTTCCTTTCTGTGGTGGGGACCCGAGGCCTGAGTTCGTCCGCTTGTGAAAAGCCAGTGTACCCGTTTGCCGGGGCGATGCAAGCCGTTCAAGTGCGGGGGGCCGGCTGCCGAAACAGACC
This is a stretch of genomic DNA from Deferrisoma camini S3R1. It encodes these proteins:
- a CDS encoding HEAT repeat domain-containing protein is translated as MGSRACAVAVAAVLTLAGPGTRAQVQGAAAAAARVEAVAQDPAALADLMGDGTLAPAARARALLALGRLWSGPLESEARLLLARSLEDPSPRVRRAAVRVVGELGERPLERTVLKRAAEDPDPGVRREALAAVERWTRPTHLYYLEAALGFGDPGVRAQALRNLGRLGVRDLRPELVAAVRTALRRGSPAERAAALGALRAWDRLGDEDLADLLQDPGAPEFLVLQALEAARGREGVADAVADLLARSKGLRTAWAAFTWLRQEAPGHDRVAPAVARIVDGETRRNRALLEMAAYLKGEGYRVEQTPSGWRVLGKGP
- a CDS encoding ExbD/TolR family protein; translated protein: MPFSPTKRKKHFRRRPREMTLQITSMIDVFTILLVFLLKSYSTEGHLINIAEAIRLPTSTATLEVARAVSVGFNDRALYLDGELLVEDVTPYLASDDMAIPPLLRALEERAARVKEVAAKNPSVVFTGEIVLQGDREIPFRLLKKVIYTAGQAGYVNQSLAVFQEE
- a CDS encoding HEAT repeat domain-containing protein codes for the protein MLDRLLDELRSEDKLQIQKGLEGLSELFPQLEGPSFEEAVQAVSALFYIDPMDHPELIPVLEQAEEVLAEQRTRIIPVLLEMLAESDLKTHFHLAAVLGRMGYAAVDPLLQAYRTAERDDDRVFLLYAFGKIRDPEVVRALPVLFEAMEDPNPEVRDTASRAVGKICEYVKPDRVDQTLRKEMFDRLMARLSDRYAGVRSKAVRSLGKMARFGYLEPEQKEQLASMLARILGEDDAENWDVAYVVRAEAAKAKQFVG
- a CDS encoding AgmX/PglI C-terminal domain-containing protein — its product is MGLAKPKPGAPAARRVLWVRFWRGDRRVGQVVAPTGRVRWGPSVGIEFAYPVPGVDRWEDLFLPGPRLVVRPGMTGEIRTGRSVLAVEDLEALGLLQGGRRRRWFGLTPAMEGTVEARGLRIEFSFGPPPLLEPVVRLGGVPRRFRRGLLSREEWPFALFSWALYGVLALLCLRLGTVPVPPAPKPEAVSRRFAKLIYEAPQERTRIQQELLAQRRAEEARRAPATEAKKEPAEPAPQPKPEPEREPKPQPEPEPRAQAPAEEAPQQTPPAPAAGPPAGEKPAGPAERPAGPSREQIRKRVANKGLLGLLSGRGRASVSRRRASVLQGGGAAADLDRVLEKVQGLEATPPAGGGGGGGSGGPAVATGVDEAASRVAAAPEPVELEGPAEEAVEAPQEEGWDEVTMREVLAELHRAVGAYLGGLRYLYNRALRRNPDLEGKFTVRMTVGPDGRIQALEVVESTLGDPELEKALLARIRRWTLPAVADRPVTVTYPFVFFPSM
- a CDS encoding MotA/TolQ/ExbB proton channel family protein → MWEGLARAFQEGGVFMYAITGALGFGVAVILERLYWLLVRFNVDGRKFYGELRRLIEAGDLEAARDLCGDAPLPRILRAGIEAALGAGGTERAVQNAVDEEALAVIPKIEKRIHYLSMIANVATLLGLLGTILGLMQAFQAVAGADPSQKAAMLARGISMAMNTTAYGLLVAIPCMVFYAFLQSKAAKIVDEIDEYSVKLINLLTTSRREG
- a CDS encoding tetratricopeptide repeat protein, which translates into the protein MRPSRLVPWIVAGLLAACAGPRPAPTPAPTEQAPALGEAAARLGPAQWAARARAALERGEYGRAIEAAQRARTLDPDLAEAWRLEARAREATGDLAGAREAWAGVVDRLPGDAGAVEAYARLSARLGREAESWQGLADRGAVAAGWAGWLALRAGRVDEASRLLETAVGAEEGDRWWVPLGRARLLRGDLAGAAEAAQAAVERWPRDPEAWGLRGDVAREQGLGAEARSAYEEALRLDPGRYAARVNLAVVLLGQGEAAEAEAVLREAIEKEPERPEAWNDLGLALRSQGRYAEAAEAYRKALEVRPGYLPALKNLGICYEKYLGRLADAIQVYDRYLELSPDDRDVARWRKAAKRRAGER
- a CDS encoding ExbD/TolR family protein, translating into MPGLRPSKRRHRVHADVELKLIPVMSLLVVLVPMLLQTAVFQKVAAISMSLPSADEVRYLEEPTPEELARSVTVAMTDEGFVVASGDETLERVPLTAEGGYDFEALAAALARVKRSFPGQEALVLLVEDAVRYEDVVHAMDRARPHFPDVSLADRVQAPVEE